The Sphingomonas sp. HF-S4 sequence CACGCCGATCGAATTCACCGACTATAAGGATTGCGTCGGCCGGATGACCCAGGCGATGCTCGCCTTCCGCGACGCCGCGGTCGAGCAGAACCGCCTGTCCGCCGAACAACAGGTCGCGGTCAGCCGCCTGGGCACCAGCCTCGAGCGCATGACCCATGGGGACCTTACCGCCGAGATCGGCAACGACTTCCCCGCCAGCTATGCCGAGCTGCGCACCAACTTCAACGAAGCACTTGCCTCGCTTCGCACGCTGATCGGCTCGGTTATGGAAAGCGCTGCGTCGATCCAGACCGGCTCGGGCGAGATCGCCCAAGCGTCGGAAGACCTTGCCCGCCGCACCGAAGCCAATGCCGCGAGCCTCGAGGAGACGTCGGCAGCGGTGACCCAGATGGACGGCCGCCTCAAGGCCACTGCCGCCTCGGCCGGCCGCACCGTCGAGCGCGCCGATGATGCCATCGCCACGGTCTCGGGCGGCCGCGCGGTCGCCGACGACGCGGTGCAGGCGATGAGCCGCGTCGCCGACGGCGCCAAGGGCATCGACAGCGTCATCGAGGGCCTCGACAAGATCGCCTTCCAGACCCGCGTCCTCGCGATGAACGCGGCAGTCGAAGCCGGCCGGGCGGGTGAAGCGGGCCGCGGCTTCGCGGTCGTCGCCGACTTGGTCTCCGCGCTTGCGATGCGCTCGGAAGAAGAAGCCGCCCGCGCCCGCGACCAGCTGACCGCCACCCAGACCGACATCGTCGCGGCGGTAGAGATGGTCCAGAAGGTCGATCACGCGCTCGCCGATATCGCCGGCGACGTCGGCGAGGTCCATGGCCTGCTCGGGCAGATGGCGGCCGACAACCAGGCGCAGTCGACCGCGATCACCGAGATCAGCGTCGCAATCGGCACGATGGACCAGTCGACCCAGCAGAACGCCGCGATGGTCGAGGAAACCTCGGCTGCCGCGCGCAACCTCTCGGGCGAAGTCGCCGCGCTCGCCGATCAGGCTGCCCGGTTCGATGTCGGCAACGGCACCGCGCCGCGGTCCTCCCGCGCCAAGGCGCGCTTCGATGGCCCGGTCAAGCCGCTCCCCGCCGCCGCGGTCTCCGCCCTCAGGCGCAGCCCCGCCGGCGACGACTGGGCGTCGTTCTGACCCTCAGGAGGCGCCGCACCCCGCGGCGCCTCCTATCGGCCCAATCCCTGCGTCCGCTTCGCCGCGATCGCGCTGCGCAGCGCCTCGGTCCGCCCGCGCAGCATCGCCGTCTCGGCATCCGAATAGCCGCCGCGCGCATATCGCGAGCTCACTGCCTCGATCCGCAAGCCTTCGCGTCGCAGCGCCCGCGCCTCGCGCCGGCTGAGCTGCCCCGCCTCGCGCGCATCGTGGATATCGTCGCGCAGCCCGCCTAGCTCGCGCCCGATCGCCACCCGCTGGGTCCGCGCGGCATCCCCCGGCACATCGGCGAGGATGTCCCCGCGGAACGACGGACTGCCCGAAAGCCCGCGCATCGATCCGGAGATCTGCGCCGACGCTGGCGCCGCAAAAACCACGAGAACCCCTGTTCCGATCGCAAGCCAGCGCATGCCCATCTCCCTGCAACGCCCCAGCCTCCCTTGCCTCCACTGAACCGCGCCTTAACCCGCCCGCCTCCGTACTTGCCGCAATCAGCCCCGAATTCACTTGCCCTCGGGCCCCGGCGCGCCCATGTGGCCGGCTCCATGGAATTCCAGAACCTCCCCGCGCTTCTCGCCGAAGCGCTCGCCGCGCGTGAATATTCCGCGCCCACCCCTGTCCAGGCCGCCGTCATCCAGGACGAAGCCAAGGGCCGCGACCTCATCGTCTCCGCGCAGACCGGCTCGGGCAAGACCGTCGCCTTCGGCCTTGCCATGGCCGACGACCTGATCGGCGAGGACGGCCGCGTCGTCCCCAGCCGCGAGCCGCTCGCCCTGATCATCGCCCCCACCCGCGAACTCGCGCTCCAGGTCAGCCGCGAGCTGATCTGGCTCTACGGCCCCACCGGCGCGCGCATCGCCACCTGCGTCGGGGGCATGGACGCCTCGAAGGAACGCCGCCAGCTCAACCACGGCGCGCACATCGTCGTCGGCACCCCCGGCCGCCTGCGCGACCATCTCGAACGCGGCGCGCTCGACCTCTCCGCACTCCGCGCCGCGGTGCTCGACGAAGCCGACGAGATGCTCGACATGGGCTTCCGCGACGATCTCGAGCACATCCTCGACGCCACCCCCAACGAGCGCCGCACCCTCCTCTTCTCCGCGACGATGCCCAAGCCGATCGTCGCGCTCGCCCGCCGCTACCAGACCGACGCGCTGCGCATCTCGACCGTCGGCGAGGATCGCGGCCATGGCGACATCGCCTATCAGGCCGTTACCATCTCGCCCTCGGACACCGAGCACGCGGTGATCAACCTGCTCCGCTTCCACGAGGCCGAGACCGCGATCCTGTTCTGCGCCACCCGCGACAATGTCCGCCATCTCCACGCCACCCTGGTCGAGCGCGGCTTCTCCGCCGTCGCGCTCTCGGGCGAGCATAGCCAGTCCGAGCGCAACCACGCGCTCCAGGCGCTGCGCGACCGCCGTGCCCGCGTCTGCGTCGCCACCGACGTCGCCGCGCGCGGCATCGATCTGCCCACGCTCAGCCTCGTCATCCATGTCGAGCTGCCCCGCGACGCCGAGGCGCTCCAGCACCGTTCGGGCCGCACCGGCCGCGCCGGCAAGAAGGGCACCGCCGTCCTCCTGGTCCCCTATCCGCGCCGCCGCCGCGTCGAGATGATGCTCAAGGGCGCGCGGATCAACGCCGAGTGGATCGAGGCGCCGACCCCCGAGGCGATCCGCGCCAACGATCGCGAGCGCCTGCTCGCCGCCCTCCTCGCCCCCGTCGAGACCGACGAAGAGGACGCCGCCCTCGCCGAGCGCCTGCTCGCCGAGAAGACGCCGCAGGAGATCGCCGCCGCGCTCGTCCATGCCCATCGCGCCGCGATGCCGCAGCCCGAAGAGATGATCGAGCAGACGCCCGACGGCCGCCGCGCCGCGCAGCAGGAGCGCCACCGCCCCGGCTTCGACGACATCGCCTGGTTCCACATGGATATCGGCCGCCGCCAGAACGCCGATCCGCGCTGGATCCTGCCGCTGATCTGCCGCCGCGGCCACATCACCAAGAACGAGATCGGCGCGATCCGCATCGGCCCCAACGAGACCTTCTTCCAGGTCCCCAGCGCCATCGCATCCAAGTTCGCCGCCGCGATCGCCCGCACGCACGAAGGCGACGAGGACGTCAATATCGAGCCCTCGCGCGACGGCCCGCCCCAGCACGGCGGCGGTGGTGGCGGCGGCGCCCCGCGCCACGGCGGCGGACGCCCCTCGCACCACAGCGGCCCGCGTCCGCAGGGCGGCGACGACCGCCCCCGCCGCCGCCAGGACCCCAGCCGCCCGGCCGGCCCCTACAAGGCCAAGCCCCACCGCAAGGGCCCGCCGCAGCGCTGAAGGCCGGCCCGCGCGCCTCCTCTCAACGTGGACAAAGCCTCCCAATTCCTCCCCCGGAGGGGGAGGGGGACCGCGAAGCGGTGGAGGGGTGGTCTCCACAAGCGACGTCGCCCGCGGAGAATACCCCTCCGTCAGCCTGCGGCTGCCACCTCGCCCTCCGGGGGAGGACCAAGTACCGCCCCCTCCAGTGCTCCTGCGAAAGCAGGAGCCCAGAGGCACCGGGCAATTCGCGTATGGCCCTGGGCTCCTGCCTTCGCAGGAGCACGGCACCGAAGCCCGCCCGCGGACCCGAAGGAGAACCCATGCCCACCCCCCGCATCCTCGTCGACGCCGACGCCTGCCCGGTAAAGGAAGAGATCTACAAGGTCGCCTGGCGCCACGAAGTCCCGGTGGTGGTGGTGAGCAACCAGCACCTGCGCATTCCCGCGCACCCGCTCCTCACCCGCCAGGTCGTGAGCGACGCCTTCGACGCCGCCGACGACTGGATCGCCGAGCAGTCCGCCCCCGGTGCGATCGTGATCACCGCCGACATCCTCCTCGCCGACCGCGCGCTAAAGGCCGGCGCCCGCGTCCTCTCCCCCACCGGCAAGCCCTTCACCACCAGCTCGATCGGCAGCGCCATCGCCGTCCGCGCAATTATGGCGGACCTGCGCGCGGGCGGGGACCAGCTGGGCGGGCCCAAGCCGTTCGCGACGGCGGACAGGTCGCGGTTCTTGCAGGCGCTGGATGCGGCGGTGGTGGCAGTTAAGCAGGGTCGGTAGCGCTCGCCTGCTTCCCGCGTCGCAGTTCGTCGATGATATCCTCCATCTCGAACAGCATCGCGCACCCCGCCCGAATCCCGTCGAGATCGTCGTCCGAGGTCTCGCCGAAATGCGCCTTCGCGTGCGCAGCCAACGCAATGAGCTTCGCATAGCGCTCTTCACCAAGCTTCTTGCGGATAACGCCGAAGCCTTCGGTGAGGGCGTGAAACTCGGTAGCGATGTTCTGTCCCAGAAAATAACCTGAGCTGTCGATGAACCTCGGTGCGCTGAGTATCATCGAGCCGATCTGGTCTCGGATTTCACCTGGGGTCTGCGGAATATAAGGCTGGTAAGGTCGCATCGCTGCTACCTCCGCGGACGCGTTATGGCGTAGGAACCACCAGCCTCGGTCGGCCGTACGATGATGACTATGTCAGGCTGAAAGTCGCTGGCGAAGAAACCTCTTATCTGCTTCATTCCAGATGTCTTTCGAGCAAGCGTTGCGTCGAACGCGACGTTCCCCACACGGGAATCGGGAATAGTGTAGGTCCTATCCGACTCACCAGTCTGATATTCTCGCCCAACCACCCGCACGGGGTGGCGCGGATTACTGGTGATCGCAGGGAAACTGTAAAGCTGCCGCAGCTGTTTTCGAACCTGAATATCTATGAAGTTTCCCAAGGCCTCCTGATCCGACAATCTTCCCCTCAGACGCCCCTCTCTCAATGCTTTGAGACCCTGCCTATAAGCCTCATCGACCCTTCTCTGCAGAAATCGGAACGTTTCCACTTGAAGCGGCCTGGGATCGCCGCGCAGGTTATAAAATGCGCGCGCTCGGTCCATCCGCAAGCCATCCAGATAGTTCATCCGACCTTCGAAGGTGGTCGGAAAACTTTCATACACGACATATTTAGGATCTATGCTTTTCGTCTGCGCTATGATCGTCGCAGCAAACTTCTGCGTTAAAGCAACCGTGAGATCATGGGCGGGCTGCTTTGGCCCGAAAAAATGGTCGAACGGAGCTAGAACTGCGCCCCCTACGGCGCCACGCCAGGTCGGAAATACCCGGTGAAGCGTCATAGGATCCTGAAAAGCTTCACTATTGCTCCCGCCTCTCCCGGCGGCGCCCCTTGTCGTCGGACCACCCGGCCGGACCGCGGCATAGCCTCGAAGAGATACGATGACATCAGTCAGCGACCTTGGCCCTCCGGGTGCAAAAGTGAACTGTCCGTTTCGCGGATCGTGATAGGGATTGA is a genomic window containing:
- a CDS encoding methyl-accepting chemotaxis protein — its product is MNIDWFRATAPIRLKLQVARNAILAAMVAIALVALFAPTLVAAPLVALIIVGSAIQLVRYSAAIADPYVSTVVRMEGLAAGDLTTPIEFTDYKDCVGRMTQAMLAFRDAAVEQNRLSAEQQVAVSRLGTSLERMTHGDLTAEIGNDFPASYAELRTNFNEALASLRTLIGSVMESAASIQTGSGEIAQASEDLARRTEANAASLEETSAAVTQMDGRLKATAASAGRTVERADDAIATVSGGRAVADDAVQAMSRVADGAKGIDSVIEGLDKIAFQTRVLAMNAAVEAGRAGEAGRGFAVVADLVSALAMRSEEEAARARDQLTATQTDIVAAVEMVQKVDHALADIAGDVGEVHGLLGQMAADNQAQSTAITEISVAIGTMDQSTQQNAAMVEETSAAARNLSGEVAALADQAARFDVGNGTAPRSSRAKARFDGPVKPLPAAAVSALRRSPAGDDWASF
- a CDS encoding DEAD/DEAH box helicase yields the protein MEFQNLPALLAEALAAREYSAPTPVQAAVIQDEAKGRDLIVSAQTGSGKTVAFGLAMADDLIGEDGRVVPSREPLALIIAPTRELALQVSRELIWLYGPTGARIATCVGGMDASKERRQLNHGAHIVVGTPGRLRDHLERGALDLSALRAAVLDEADEMLDMGFRDDLEHILDATPNERRTLLFSATMPKPIVALARRYQTDALRISTVGEDRGHGDIAYQAVTISPSDTEHAVINLLRFHEAETAILFCATRDNVRHLHATLVERGFSAVALSGEHSQSERNHALQALRDRRARVCVATDVAARGIDLPTLSLVIHVELPRDAEALQHRSGRTGRAGKKGTAVLLVPYPRRRRVEMMLKGARINAEWIEAPTPEAIRANDRERLLAALLAPVETDEEDAALAERLLAEKTPQEIAAALVHAHRAAMPQPEEMIEQTPDGRRAAQQERHRPGFDDIAWFHMDIGRRQNADPRWILPLICRRGHITKNEIGAIRIGPNETFFQVPSAIASKFAAAIARTHEGDEDVNIEPSRDGPPQHGGGGGGGAPRHGGGRPSHHSGPRPQGGDDRPRRRQDPSRPAGPYKAKPHRKGPPQR
- a CDS encoding YaiI/YqxD family protein, which encodes MPTPRILVDADACPVKEEIYKVAWRHEVPVVVVSNQHLRIPAHPLLTRQVVSDAFDAADDWIAEQSAPGAIVITADILLADRALKAGARVLSPTGKPFTTSSIGSAIAVRAIMADLRAGGDQLGGPKPFATADRSRFLQALDAAVVAVKQGR